The proteins below are encoded in one region of Rhododendron vialii isolate Sample 1 chromosome 7a, ASM3025357v1:
- the LOC131334593 gene encoding CMP-sialic acid transporter 1-like: MQWYVVAGLLTILTSSQGILTTLSQSNGGYKYDYATIPFLAEVFKLIVSALLLWREIKTSTPPRMTTDWKSVRLYPIPSIIYLIHNNVQFATLTYVDTSTYQILGNLKIVTTGILFRLFLKRKLSNLQWLAIVLLAVGTTTSQVKGCGGASCDSVFSSPIQGYMLGILSACLSALAGVYTEFLMKKNNDSLYWQNVQLYTFGSIFNMGHLLLDDFRGGFEKGPWWERLFNGYTIITWMVVLNLGSTGLLVSWLMKYADNIVKVYSTSMAMLLTMVLSVFLFSFKPTLQLFLGIIICITSLHMYFAPANMLVDLPLTAKVGPQTVIDVSVDRKSDS; encoded by the exons ATGCAGTGGTACGTCGTCGCTGGGCTTCTCACCATCCTCACCAGCTCTCAG GGAATTTTGACTACATTGTCACAGAGTAATGGGGGATACAAATATGACTATGCAACCATTCCTTTTCTTGCTGAAGTGTTCAAG CTTATTGTATCTGCTCTTCTTCTTTGGAGGGAGATCAAGACATCAACTCCACCAAGAATGACAACAGACTGGAAGAGTGTTCGTTTGTACCCTATTCCATCGATCATATACCTCATCCACAATAATGTTCAATTTGCTACACTGACGTACGTGGATACCTCCACCTATCAAATATTGGGCAATCTAAAGATTGTCACAACTGGGATATTGTTCAG GCTGTTCTTGAAGAGGAAACTTTCTAATTTGCAGTGGCTGGCAATTGTCCTTTTGGCTGTAGGAACAACAACAAGCCAG GTTAAAGGCTGTGGAGGCGCTTCATGTGACTCTGTCTTCTCATCACCAATTCAAGGGTACATGTTGGGGATATTGTCAGCTTGTCTTTCTGCATTAGCTGGCGTGTATACGGAATTCTTGATGAAGAAGAACAATGACAGTTTATACTGGCAAAATGTTCAATTATACAC GTTTGGTTCAATATTCAACATGGGACATCTACTGTTGGATGATTTCAGAGGCGGATTTGAGAAAGGACCATGGTGGGAACGGCTTTTCAATGGATACACCATTATAACATGGATGGTGGTGCTAAATCTGGGTTCCACTGGGCTTCTTGTTTCCTGGTTGATGAAATATGCTGACAACATAGTGAAG GTGTATTCCACTTCAATGGCGATGCTATTAACAATGGTGTTATCTGTATTCCTCTTTAGTTTCAAGCCCACATTGCAG CTCTTTTTGGGGATTATCATTTGCATTACGTCTCTGCATATGTATTTTGCCCCTGCAAACATGCTTGTAGATTTGCCATTGACTGCAAAAGTGGGTCCTCAGACTGTAATTGACGTTTCTGTTGATCGAAAATCAGATTCCTGA
- the LOC131334591 gene encoding receptor-like kinase LIP2, translated as MEQLRQIGEVVGSLKALMVFRDEIQINPRQCGLLLDMFCFAYESIAEEMRQNLRFEEKHTKWKILEQPLRELHRIFKEGEMYIRQSLETRDRWAKAITLYQDTDCVEFHIHNLLCCIPIVVEAIESAGEISGWDHEETQRKRVIYSMKYQKDCKDPKIFRWKFGKQYLVSQDFCNRLAAVWEADRWNLLNKIQEKRKSGLTKHERQLADLLSKNLNESESLNCKLLPCSILVGSKDYQVRRRLGSGSQHKEIQWLGESFALRHFHGDIEALVPEISKEMSLSHPNVMHIHCGFTDEEKKECFLVMELMNRDLSIYIKEICGPRKQRIPFSLPVAVDLMLQIARGMEYLHSKEIYHGDLNPSNILVKPRNVSTEGYLHAKLSGFGLSSSINLTQKTSPNQNGTMPFIWHAPEILAEQEHLGSIGNCRYTAKADVYSFGMICFELLTGKVPFEDSHLQGDKMSRNIRTGERPLFPFPSPKYLTSLTKKCWHTDPNQRPSFSSICRILRYIKRFLVMNYELNHPDPPMPMVDYIDIEAGLLKNFSMWGSSDMLPIWQIPFQMFAYRVVEKERTSTCQKDTSESGSDGASACGDENMSADDPFSTVSERKSLVSPETLNRKLSALKKSTDVKANKQPGTPKGRSLKPPQLSTCGRSIRTNSDGQLLSLSPKPRRKSGHASDSELP; from the exons ATGGAACAACTAAGGCAGATTGGAGAGGTAGTGGGAAGCTTGAAGGCTCTAATGGTATTCCGAGACGAAATACAGATCAATCCACGGCAATGCGGCTTGTTGCTTGACATGTTTTGTTTCGCTTACGAATCAATTGCAGAAGAGATGAGACAGAACCTGAGATTCGAAGAGAAACATACCAAATGGAAAATCCTCGAACAGCCATTGAGAGAGCTCCACAGGATTTTCAAAGAAGGAGAAATGTACATAAGGCAGAGCTTGGAAACCAGAGACCGGTGGGCTAAGGCCATCACCCTCTATCAAGACACTGATTGTGTAGAATTTCACATCCACAACTTGCTCTGTTGCATTCCAATCGTCGTAGAAGCAATTGAATCCGCGGGAGAAATATCCGGGTGGGACCATGAGGAGACACAGAGGAAGAGGGTCATATATTCAATGAAGTATCAAAAGGactgcaaagaccctaaaattTTCCGGTGGAAATTCGGGAAGCAATACCTGGTATCACAGGATTTCTGTAATCGGTTAGCAGCTGTTTGGGAAGCAGATAGATGGAATCTTCTCAACAAAATCCAGGAGAAGAGGAAATCCGGTTTGACAAAGCATGAGAGGCAACTTGCTGATCTACTTTCCAAGAATTTGAACGAATCAGAATCATTGAATTGTAAACTCTTGCCGTGTTCCATCTTGGTGGGGTCAAAGGATTACCAGGTGAGGAGGCGATTAGGGAGTGGAAGTCAGCACAAGGAGATCCAATGGTTAGGTGAGAGTTTTGCTCTGAGACACTTCCATGGGGACATTGAAGCATTAGTTCCTGAGATTTCCAAAGAAATGTCTCTCTCACACCCCAATGTAATGCACATCCATTGCGGCTTTACTGacgaggaaaagaaagagtgttTTCTGGTAATGGAGCTAATGAATAGAGATCTCTCAATTTACATCAAGGAGATTTGTGGCCCAAGGAAACAACGAATTCCTTTCTCTCTTCCTGTTGCAGTTGATCTGATGCTTCAGATTGCAAGAGGGATGGAATATCTCCATTCGAAAGAAATATATCATGGAGATTTGAATCCTTCTAACATCCTTGTAAAACCAAGAAACGTCTCCACAGAAGGGTACCTACACGCAAAACTTTCTGGATTCGGCCTATCATCCTCCATTAATCTCACCCAAAAGACATCTCCAAATCAGAATGGGACAATGCCTTTTATTTGGCATGCTCCGGAAATTTTAGCAGAGCAAGAACATTTGGGAAGCATAGGAAATTGTAGATATACGGCAAAGGCTGATGTGTATAGCTTTGGGATGATATGCTTTGAGCTTTTAACAGGGAAAGTGCCTTTTGAGGATAGTCACCTTCAAGGAGATAAGATGAGCCGGAATATTAGGACAGGAGAGAGGCCACTGTTCCCATTCCCTTCGCCAAAATATCTGACTAGCTTGACAAAAAAATGTTGGCACACTGACCcaaatcaaaggccaagtttcTCATCCATTTGTAGGATTCTCAGATATATTAAGAGGTTCTTGGTGATGAACTACGAACTCAACCATCCAGACCCACCAATGCCGATGGTAGATTACATTGACATTGAGGCGGGCCTTTTAAAGAACTTTTCCATGTGGGGGAGTTCGGACATGTTGCCGATATGGCAAATCCCATTCCAGATGTTTGCTTATAGAGTTgtggagaaagagagaacaaGCACATGTCAAAAAGATACCTCTGAATCAGGTAGTGATGGAGCCTCAGCTTGTGGGGATGAGAATATGAGTGCGGACGACCCATTTTCGACAGTGAGCGAAAGGAAGTCTTTAGTCTCTCCTGAAACTTTGAACAGGAAACTATCCGCATTGAAGAAATCTACAGATGTCAAAGCCAACAAACAGCCAG GGACACCAAAAGGACGGTCATTAAAGCCTCCACAACTGTCTACTTGTGGACGCAGTATAAGAACGAATTCTGATGGGCAGCTACTGTCCTTGAGTCCGAAACCACGACGAAAATCAGGCCATGCCTCAGATTCTGAGCTACCATAG